In Palaemon carinicauda isolate YSFRI2023 chromosome 41, ASM3689809v2, whole genome shotgun sequence, the following are encoded in one genomic region:
- the LOC137632346 gene encoding uncharacterized protein, whose product MQIANHVGYPTHLSDEKTSLSMTSMLPSFMTSVLHCFAHIHVDVVLPVPTSQGHRYLFTVIDRSTRPEAIPMKTATSTSCTSALLSGWIARFAIPEPITSNRSALFAIVDIIGKYAGNHPTSDNHLQPFCQQSDRSFSLYPQCLSKESNWFTKFPWLLLGIRTTPEDSLDMSAAEMVYSDPFVVPAVFFPSATSSDNLSAYLPLWENLFQCRQTYKPSAKQHILTSLHLATH is encoded by the exons ATGCAGATTGCCAACCATGTAGGATATCCTACACATCTCTCCGATGAGAAGACATCCCTCTCGATGACTTCAATGCTACCCTCCTttatgacatcagtactg cattgctttgcccacattcacgttgatgtagttTTACcagtacccacatcacaaggacatcgttacttgtttaccgtcattgaccgctccactcggcctgaagccattcctatgaaaACTGCAACATCTAcctcatgtacatcagccttactctcaggatggatagcaagatttgctaTTCCTGAGCCTATTACTTCTAACAGGAGTGCCCTTTtcgcaattgtggacatcattggcaAATAtgctgggaatcaccctacatcagacaaccatctACAACCCTTCTGCCAACAGAGTGACAGATCGTTTTCATTGTACCCACAATGCCTTAGCAAGGAATCCAACTGGTTTACCAAGTTTCCCTGGctcctcctgggaataaggaccactcctgaagatTCTCTGGATatgtcggcagctgaaatggtgtatagcgacccgtttGTTGTCCCTGCTGTATTTTTTCCGTCTGcgacctcctccgacaatctcagcGCCTACTTACCTTTGTGGGAAAATTTGTTtcaatgccgccagacttataagccttCAGCTAAACAACACATACTGACTAGTCTGCACTTGGCAACACACTGA